From Actinosynnema mirum DSM 43827, a single genomic window includes:
- a CDS encoding sensor histidine kinase, which produces MDTGGTGDAPRLSGWQHAWRVAAVGVASVPFWLITGTLLPEGAERGWFLVGDPLVGLVCLALVLWRRGFPLVVAVLTSIGTGASMLAGGASLLALCSLATRRKPWEMVAAGVVYVVASQFNVRVYPLGVDLYPVWLLLALPALIAGTSLAIGVAIGARRAELRSLRERVAGAEREQSARAAQVRATERNRIAREMHDVLAHRISLVAMQAGVLGHRADLRAEDVAELARGIAEGSRQALEELRDVLGVLRASPDGDLGPALGPSLERVPELVADARSSGLDVGFGSAVAGQPPEGVGRACYRIVQEGLTNAAKHAPGSRVEVEVRGGAGAGLRVRVGSSRGPVAGVGAPPSGYGLLGLAERIALLGGEFEHGPTPDGGYALAARLPWRDGGRV; this is translated from the coding sequence GTGGACACGGGGGGAACGGGGGACGCGCCGCGGCTGAGCGGGTGGCAGCACGCGTGGCGGGTGGCGGCGGTCGGGGTGGCGAGCGTGCCGTTCTGGCTGATCACCGGCACGCTGCTGCCCGAGGGGGCGGAGCGCGGCTGGTTCCTGGTCGGCGACCCGCTGGTGGGGCTGGTGTGCCTGGCCCTCGTGCTGTGGCGGCGCGGGTTCCCGCTCGTGGTGGCCGTGCTGACCTCGATCGGCACGGGCGCGTCGATGCTCGCGGGTGGGGCGTCGCTGCTCGCGCTGTGCTCGCTGGCGACCCGGCGCAAACCGTGGGAGATGGTGGCGGCGGGGGTGGTGTACGTGGTCGCCTCGCAGTTCAACGTCCGCGTCTACCCGCTCGGCGTCGACCTCTACCCGGTGTGGTTGCTGCTGGCGCTGCCGGCGCTGATCGCGGGCACCTCGCTGGCGATCGGCGTGGCCATCGGGGCGCGGCGGGCGGAGCTGCGGTCGTTGCGGGAGCGGGTGGCGGGCGCGGAGCGGGAGCAGAGCGCGCGGGCGGCGCAGGTGCGGGCCACCGAGCGGAACCGGATCGCCCGCGAGATGCACGACGTGCTGGCGCACCGGATCTCGCTGGTGGCCATGCAGGCCGGGGTGCTGGGGCACCGGGCGGACCTGCGCGCGGAGGACGTGGCCGAGCTGGCGCGGGGCATCGCCGAGGGGTCGCGGCAGGCGCTGGAGGAGCTGCGGGACGTGCTGGGCGTGCTGCGGGCCTCCCCCGATGGCGACCTCGGCCCGGCGCTCGGGCCGTCGCTGGAGCGGGTGCCGGAGCTGGTGGCGGACGCGCGCTCGTCCGGGCTGGACGTGGGGTTCGGCAGCGCGGTCGCGGGCCAGCCGCCGGAGGGCGTGGGGCGGGCGTGCTACCGGATCGTGCAGGAGGGGCTGACCAACGCGGCCAAGCACGCGCCCGGTTCGCGGGTGGAGGTCGAGGTGCGCGGCGGGGCGGGGGCGGGGTTGCGGGTGCGGGTGGGCAGCTCGCGCGGGCCGGTGGCGGGGGTGGGGGCGCCGCCGTCCGGGTACGGGCTGCTCGGGCTGGCCGAGCGGATCGCCCTGCTGGGCGGGGAGTTCGAGCACGGGCCGACCCCGGACGGCGGGTACGCGCTGGCGGCGCGGTTGCCGTGGCGCGACGGCGGGAGGGTGTGA
- a CDS encoding dihydrofolate reductase family protein → MRALRYSINVTVDGCCDHRVIPADEELHRHHAGNIARADVLLLGRVTYLMMEQAWRLPSGSAVGDGADPFALAIDAARKVVVSGTLERVDWNAELVRGDLGAAVRALKREPGNGVFVGGVALPLALAELGLIDEYEFVVHPRIAGRGPSVFAGLSEHVELRLVDTVEFASGAVAMRYEPRR, encoded by the coding sequence ATGCGGGCGCTCAGGTACTCCATCAACGTGACCGTCGACGGGTGCTGCGACCACCGGGTGATCCCCGCGGACGAGGAGTTGCACCGGCACCACGCGGGGAACATCGCGCGGGCCGACGTGCTGCTGCTCGGGCGGGTGACGTACCTGATGATGGAGCAGGCCTGGCGGTTGCCGTCGGGGAGTGCGGTCGGGGACGGGGCGGACCCCTTCGCGCTCGCCATCGACGCGGCCAGGAAGGTCGTCGTGTCCGGGACGTTGGAGCGGGTCGACTGGAACGCCGAGCTGGTGCGCGGGGATCTCGGCGCGGCGGTTCGGGCGTTGAAGCGGGAGCCGGGGAACGGGGTGTTCGTCGGCGGGGTGGCGTTGCCGCTCGCGTTGGCGGAGCTGGGGTTGATCGACGAGTACGAGTTCGTGGTGCACCCCCGGATCGCCGGGCGTGGGCCCTCGGTGTTCGCCGGGCTCTCGGAGCACGTGGAGCTGCGGTTGGTGGACACGGTGGAGTTCGCGTCCGGGGCCGTGGCGATGCGGTACGAGCCCCGGAGGTGA
- a CDS encoding SDR family oxidoreductase, whose product MTEHRDAGDRPAEVVLITGASSGFGRLTALALARAGHTVVAGMRATADRNAPAVAELADLARAERLALSAVDLDVRSQESADRAVAETARRHGRLDVVVHNAGHMVEGPAEAFTPEQLADLYDVNTVGAHRVNRAALPLLREQGSGLLVWVGSSSTRGGHPPFLAPYFAAKAGMDALAESCAAELIRFGVGTTIVVPGAFTSGTNHFANAGRPADPDRAAAYDHHYGELRATIGDRLSALVPQDADARDVADEITRVVGLPADQRPFRVHVDPSRDGSEVVSAVADRVRVEFYRRVGIEDLLPRNAAL is encoded by the coding sequence ATGACCGAGCACCGGGACGCGGGCGACCGCCCGGCGGAGGTCGTCCTGATCACCGGCGCGTCGAGCGGCTTCGGCCGCCTCACCGCGCTGGCGCTGGCCAGGGCCGGGCACACCGTCGTGGCCGGGATGCGCGCCACGGCCGACCGCAACGCCCCCGCCGTCGCCGAGCTCGCCGACCTGGCGCGGGCCGAACGCCTCGCGCTGTCCGCCGTGGACCTGGACGTCCGCTCCCAGGAGTCCGCCGACCGGGCCGTCGCCGAGACCGCGCGCCGCCACGGGCGCCTGGACGTCGTGGTGCACAACGCGGGCCACATGGTCGAGGGCCCGGCCGAGGCGTTCACCCCCGAGCAGCTGGCCGACCTGTACGACGTCAACACCGTCGGCGCCCACCGCGTCAACCGCGCCGCCCTGCCCCTGCTGCGCGAGCAGGGCTCCGGGCTGCTGGTGTGGGTGGGCAGCTCGTCCACGCGCGGCGGCCACCCGCCGTTCCTGGCCCCGTACTTCGCGGCGAAGGCCGGGATGGACGCGCTCGCCGAGAGCTGCGCGGCCGAGCTGATCCGCTTCGGCGTCGGCACCACCATCGTCGTGCCCGGCGCGTTCACCTCGGGCACCAACCACTTCGCGAACGCGGGCCGCCCGGCCGACCCCGACCGCGCCGCCGCCTACGACCACCACTACGGCGAGCTGCGCGCCACCATCGGCGACCGCCTGTCCGCGCTCGTCCCGCAGGACGCCGACGCGCGGGACGTGGCCGACGAGATCACCCGCGTCGTCGGCCTGCCCGCCGACCAGCGCCCGTTCCGCGTCCACGTCGACCCGAGCCGGGACGGCAGCGAGGTCGTGTCGGCGGTCGCGGACCGCGTCCGGGTCGAGTTCTACCGCAGGGTCGGCATCGAGGACCTGCTGCCCCGCAACGCCGCGCTGTAG
- a CDS encoding 4-oxalocrotonate tautomerase family protein, which yields MPFATLKVPEGTLTPESKKKLIDAVTDAYADVYGERARASTLVLVEEVAEGGWGLGGTVLTAEALGRS from the coding sequence ATGCCGTTCGCCACCCTGAAGGTCCCCGAGGGCACGCTGACCCCGGAGTCCAAGAAGAAGCTGATCGACGCCGTGACCGACGCCTACGCCGACGTGTACGGCGAACGCGCCCGCGCGAGCACCCTGGTGCTGGTGGAGGAGGTCGCCGAGGGCGGCTGGGGCCTGGGCGGCACGGTCCTGACCGCCGAGGCGCTCGGCCGCAGCTGA
- a CDS encoding response regulator, with protein sequence MGERVRVLVVDDDRLVRMALRLVVDGEPDLVVVAEAADGDAAVEAVARERPDVVLMDARMPGRDGVSATAEIRTRPDPPAVLVLTTFDSDELVLGALRAGALGFVLKDTPPARIAEAVRTAAAGEPVLSPQAVVRLIAAATGPGSGEARRGVREAARERLAGLTERELEVARGIAEGLGNPEIAARLGIGVATVKAHTGNLFGKLGVDNRVRIALLVRDAEG encoded by the coding sequence GTGGGCGAGCGGGTGCGGGTGCTGGTCGTGGACGACGACCGGCTGGTGCGGATGGCGCTGCGGCTGGTGGTCGACGGGGAACCGGACCTCGTGGTGGTGGCGGAGGCGGCGGACGGGGACGCGGCGGTGGAGGCGGTGGCGCGGGAGCGGCCGGACGTGGTGCTGATGGACGCGCGGATGCCGGGCCGCGACGGGGTGAGCGCGACGGCGGAGATCCGGACCCGCCCGGACCCGCCCGCGGTGCTGGTGCTGACGACGTTCGACTCGGACGAGCTGGTGCTGGGCGCGCTGCGGGCGGGGGCGCTGGGGTTCGTCCTGAAGGACACGCCGCCCGCGCGGATCGCCGAGGCGGTGCGGACGGCGGCGGCCGGTGAGCCGGTGCTGTCGCCGCAGGCGGTGGTGCGGCTGATCGCGGCGGCCACCGGGCCGGGGTCCGGGGAGGCCCGGAGGGGGGTGCGGGAGGCGGCGCGGGAGCGGTTGGCGGGGTTGACGGAGCGGGAGCTGGAGGTGGCCCGTGGGATCGCGGAGGGGTTGGGGAACCCGGAGATCGCGGCGCGGCTGGGGATCGGGGTGGCGACGGTGAAGGCGCACACCGGGAACCTGTTCGGGAAGCTCGGGGTGGACAACCGGGTGCGGATCGCGTTGCTGGTGCGGGACGCCGAGGGGTGA
- a CDS encoding TetR/AcrR family transcriptional regulator: MEVTPESGAPRRRRGATGPDDDASVRAALVEAAGRGLAASPDGEIATRAVCEEVGVTQPVLYRLFGDKRGLLDAVADAGFERYARRKGELEATGDPVADLHAGWDDHMAFAAENPALYQLMFAPRPHAGSSAHRRVLELLEATLVRCAAAGALRTSPGHAARLILPANVGVALSRIAQPALYDDPELSHRARDAVFAAVLTDAGAPAGPDPVRAAARQLRSRLSLHGTGELEPVETALLDRWLERLDQPG, from the coding sequence GTGGAGGTCACCCCGGAGAGCGGCGCACCCCGCCGCAGGCGCGGCGCGACAGGACCCGACGACGACGCCTCGGTGCGCGCCGCGCTGGTCGAGGCGGCCGGGCGCGGGCTGGCCGCCTCGCCGGACGGCGAGATCGCCACCCGCGCGGTGTGCGAGGAGGTCGGCGTGACGCAGCCGGTGCTCTACCGGCTGTTCGGGGACAAGCGCGGGCTGCTCGACGCGGTCGCCGACGCCGGGTTCGAGCGGTACGCGCGGCGCAAGGGCGAGCTGGAGGCCACCGGCGACCCGGTGGCCGACCTGCACGCCGGGTGGGACGACCACATGGCGTTCGCCGCCGAGAACCCGGCGCTGTACCAGCTGATGTTCGCGCCCCGGCCGCACGCGGGCTCGTCCGCGCACCGACGCGTCCTGGAGCTGCTGGAGGCCACGCTGGTGCGCTGCGCGGCGGCGGGCGCGCTGCGCACGAGCCCCGGCCACGCGGCCCGGCTGATCCTGCCCGCGAACGTGGGCGTGGCGCTGAGCCGCATCGCGCAGCCCGCGCTGTACGACGACCCGGAGCTGTCCCACCGGGCGCGGGACGCGGTGTTCGCCGCCGTGCTCACCGACGCGGGCGCGCCCGCGGGCCCCGACCCCGTGCGGGCGGCGGCCCGGCAGCTGCGGTCCCGGCTGTCGCTGCACGGGACCGGCGAGCTGGAACCGGTCGAGACCGCGCTGCTCGACCGGTGGCTCGAACGCCTGGACCAGCCCGGCTGA
- a CDS encoding alpha/beta hydrolase, with amino-acid sequence MRRTLSLAVVITALTAVVTPTASAAPDTSPPPVRWGPCEEPVPTILRCARVEVPLDYRDPRGRKIQIAISKLPSTNPERRRGVLLTNPGGPGGAGVAFPAVFPAARMPQEVLDSYDIIGFDPRGVGLSTPVTCDLTPEQQARGNFPPYARTDADVTREVGHARAIAAQCATSATADLLPHITTANTARDVDRVREALGERKISYLGYSYGTYLGAVHASLFPDRGDRFVLDSSLGPDGYDVKAMRRFALGLQDRFPDFAAHAAAHPEYGLGATPEQVTAKFFELAESLDARPVQGVDGTMFRGLTFGYLYSDADMPKLAEAWQALESGRPLPEDPPVEGAENLMAARFHVVCGDTRWPSSVTTYQRNAAVDRVRYPMLGGSTASVNPCAFWPGERVEGPVRITGRGPANVLISQNERDPGTPLAGAREMRQALGGRAVLVTADQGGHGAYLFGANKCANDAVTAFLARGERPSGDLACPAQPAR; translated from the coding sequence ATGCGCAGAACCCTCTCCCTGGCAGTCGTGATCACCGCGCTGACGGCCGTGGTCACCCCCACCGCGTCCGCCGCCCCGGACACCTCCCCACCCCCGGTGCGCTGGGGCCCGTGCGAGGAACCCGTCCCCACGATCCTGCGGTGCGCGCGGGTCGAGGTCCCGCTGGACTACCGGGACCCGCGCGGCCGGAAGATCCAGATCGCGATCTCCAAGCTGCCCAGCACGAACCCCGAGCGCCGCAGGGGCGTGCTGCTGACCAACCCCGGCGGCCCCGGCGGCGCGGGCGTCGCCTTCCCCGCCGTGTTCCCGGCCGCGCGGATGCCGCAGGAGGTCCTGGACTCCTACGACATCATCGGCTTCGACCCTCGCGGCGTCGGCCTCAGCACCCCGGTGACCTGCGACCTGACGCCGGAGCAGCAGGCGCGCGGCAACTTCCCGCCGTACGCCCGCACCGACGCCGACGTGACGCGCGAGGTCGGCCACGCGCGCGCCATCGCCGCCCAGTGCGCCACCTCCGCGACGGCCGACCTGCTGCCGCACATCACCACCGCGAACACCGCCCGCGACGTGGACCGCGTCAGGGAAGCCCTGGGGGAGCGCAAGATCTCCTACCTCGGCTACTCGTACGGCACCTACCTCGGCGCCGTGCACGCGTCCCTGTTCCCGGACCGGGGCGACCGGTTCGTGCTCGACAGCAGCCTCGGCCCGGACGGCTACGACGTGAAGGCCATGCGGCGCTTCGCGCTCGGCCTCCAGGACCGGTTCCCGGACTTCGCCGCGCACGCCGCCGCCCACCCCGAGTACGGCCTCGGCGCGACCCCCGAGCAGGTCACCGCCAAGTTCTTCGAGCTGGCCGAAAGCCTGGACGCGCGCCCGGTCCAGGGGGTCGACGGCACGATGTTCCGCGGCCTGACGTTCGGCTACCTCTACAGCGACGCGGACATGCCGAAGCTCGCCGAGGCCTGGCAGGCCCTGGAATCCGGCCGCCCGCTGCCCGAGGACCCGCCGGTCGAGGGGGCCGAGAACCTGATGGCGGCCCGGTTCCACGTGGTCTGCGGCGACACCCGCTGGCCGTCGTCGGTCACGACCTACCAGCGCAACGCGGCCGTGGACCGGGTCCGCTACCCGATGCTCGGCGGCTCGACCGCGAGCGTCAACCCGTGCGCGTTCTGGCCGGGGGAGCGGGTCGAGGGTCCGGTGCGGATCACCGGCAGGGGACCGGCGAACGTGCTGATCTCCCAGAACGAGCGCGATCCCGGCACGCCGCTGGCCGGTGCGCGGGAGATGCGGCAGGCGCTCGGCGGGCGCGCCGTGCTGGTGACCGCCGACCAGGGCGGGCACGGGGCGTACCTGTTCGGCGCCAACAAGTGCGCGAACGACGCGGTGACCGCGTTCCTCGCCAGGGGCGAGCGCCCGAGCGGCGACCTGGCCTGCCCGGCGCAACCGGCCCGGTGA